Part of the Imperialibacter roseus genome, TATTGTACCAATAACCGACAATGTTGTTTGTTGAAATGTACTCTTCGGCGCCCTCAGTAGACACCATAACATACTCCCCATCTTCAGCTATGCTCTCTTGAGCAAGTAGAGAAGTAGAAATCAGAAAGAGTGCGGAGAAAACAAGAAAGAAACACTTCATGGTAGTTTATTTTAGGTGGAAAATATCAGAAAGTTATCTAAAAAGCAAAAAACAAGCCAACGTTGAATCTTTCTCATTTCAAAGCCACAAGCTCTTGCTCTCTAATACGTCTTCACCGATTTGAAAGCCTCCTGCGTCGTACAGAAGTAAAGCTGTTTGTTTTTCAGTTGATGAACCCTGCTGATTGTATACAATTGACCTGACTGCCCGACTTCAGATGGGAGCTCCAGCCACTCTTTACCGTTCCATTTGTAGATAAACCTTTCGCCAGAAAGGCCATCTACATAACCCAGCGATTTGACACTGAACAAAGTACCATCGTGGCCAACAAAGTCCGGAATCTTCCCCTCTATTTCTTTCCATGTTTGTCCTCCATCGTCGCTTCTGATGCCCTGATTGAACTGCTGATAGTTTCCGTTTACATCTACCCTCACACCGAACAGAATACCTTCCTTGTCGATGCACGTCACATATTGTGAGCCTCCTTCAAAAAGTACAGAAGAAGCGGACCAACTGATTCCATCCGAAGACTTGCTCACATATGCGCTGAACTTCGGCACGCTGAAGCCCGTTCCGCCCAGGTAGTAGTCGTAACTATAACCGGCAATGGCGACAAGGCTTCCGTCACTAAGTTGCTGCACAGAATGGCCACTATAACTCGGGAAGCCAATAGAAGCTTCCTTCCAGGTGACGCCACCGTCGCTGCTTCGGTACACATTGTTACCGAATGCGTAAAGGTTTCCATCAGCATCTTCATAAAGTGTGGAAAGCGTAGTTGATTGCTTGAGGTCGATGGGAAGAAGGCGCTCGTCGCTCAGCATTTCATACAGGGCCCCATTGAGGATCATGAATGTCTTGCCGTTCGACGTTTCAATGGCGTCAGATAAAGTGGCCTCCTGACCAACAAGCGCTTCGCCAATCACTATCTTCTCATCGGTATCCAGGTTATGTTCAACCAGACCATAAGCGATCTTCCCTTCCGCCAGCCCTGCATAATAGACGGTTTCATCGGCGATAGCAGCAGAAAAAAAGCCCCCAGTCACATTGTTGTGGTAGCCCGGCGTCGCAAAAACTTCCCAGGCCCCGTC contains:
- a CDS encoding sialidase family protein, whose protein sequence is MKNLSWMLLTLLILAGCGKDDDPEGDLTSSTGAFSIAVPQFGQFPVQDVAVSPNKQYFAVKVNLLTSTTPRFYYSDDAGQTWKEFSSANNSFARSSPKKVTDEGLVFLQVEHAYYLYDGASVAPVQHPNAGWLDSAFLDDSGNLYYFVNCNCSISSQNKLSLRKKGETAFADISIPTNSSAMGVAPGGGIFFINSQTGDLHKHNPASGEWTVLAGIAKGLPNKKQLAAADGNFYFASSAGVTRVTASGVLTTMPFVGAMTNYQNPQQVLVSPSGRVFVLQVAPNGIYEYADGAWEVFATPGYHNNVTGGFFSAAIADETVYYAGLAEGKIAYGLVEHNLDTDEKIVIGEALVGQEATLSDAIETSNGKTFMILNGALYEMLSDERLLPIDLKQSTTLSTLYEDADGNLYAFGNNVYRSSDGGVTWKEASIGFPSYSGHSVQQLSDGSLVAIAGYSYDYYLGGTGFSVPKFSAYVSKSSDGISWSASSVLFEGGSQYVTCIDKEGILFGVRVDVNGNYQQFNQGIRSDDGGQTWKEIEGKIPDFVGHDGTLFSVKSLGYVDGLSGERFIYKWNGKEWLELPSEVGQSGQLYTISRVHQLKNKQLYFCTTQEAFKSVKTY